One Glycine soja cultivar W05 chromosome 2, ASM419377v2, whole genome shotgun sequence genomic region harbors:
- the LOC114386246 gene encoding abscisate beta-glucosyltransferase-like, with translation MVLKTDSVKMFFFPFVGGGHQIPMIDAARVFASHGAKSTILATPSNALHFQNSITRDQQTGLPVAIHTFSADIPDTDMSAVGPFIDSSALLEPLRQLLLRHPPDCIVVDMFHRWAPDIVDELGIARIVFTGHGCFPRCVTENIINHVTLENLSSDLEPFVVPNLPHHIEMTRSQVPIFLRSPSPFPDRMRQLEEKSFGIVTNSFYDLEPDYADYLKKGTKAWIIGPVSLCNRTAEDKTERGKTPTIDEQKCLNWLNSKKPNSVLYVSFGSLARLPSEQLKEIAYGLEASEQSFIWVVRNIHNNPSENKENGSGNFLPEGFEQRMKEKDKGLVLRGWAPQLLILEHVAIKGFMTHCGWNSTLESVCAGVPMITWPLSAEQFSNEKLITDVLKIGVQVGSREWWSWNSEWKDLVGREKVESAVRKLMVESEEAEEMTTRAKEIADKARRAVEKGGTSYADAEALIQELIARRLARQD, from the coding sequence ATGGTCCTCAAAACTGATtcagttaaaatgttttttttccccTTCGTAGGAGGAGGCCATCAGATTCCAATGATAGACGCAGCAAGAGTGTTTGCATCTCACGGAGCAAAATCAACCATCCTAGCAACACCCTCCAACGCTCTCCACTTCCAAAACTCGATCACGCGCGACCAACAAACCGGTCTTCCCGTCGCCATTCACACCTTCTCCGCCGACATACCCGACACAGACATGTCTGCTGTCGGTCCCTTCATCGACTCCTCGGCTCTCCTCGAACCTCTTCGGCAGCTCCTCCTCCGACACCCGCCAGACTGCATTGTTGTCGACATGTTCCACCGTTGGGCTCCCGACATAGTTGACGAGCTAGGAATCGCGAGAATTGTCTTCACCGGCCACGGGTGCTTCCCTCGCTGCGTCACTGAAAATATCATAAACCATGTCACGCTTGAGAATCTGAGTTCAGACTTGGAACCTTTCGTTGTTCCTAATCTGCCACACCATATCGAAATGACGAGGTCTCAGGTTCCTATTTTTCTGAGAAGCCCGTCTCCGTTTCCTGATAGGATGAGGCAGTTAGAGGAGAAGAGTTTCGGCATTGTTACCAACAGCTTCTATGACTTGGAACCGGATTATGCTGATTACCTAAAAAAGGGAACGAAGGCATGGATTATAGGACCAGTGTCCCTTTGCAACAGAACTGCAGAAGATAAAACCGAGAGAGGGAAGACACCCACTATAGATGAACAAAAGTGCTTGAATTGGTTGAATTCTAAGAAACCCAATTCAGTTCTTTATGTCAGCTTTGGAAGCTTGGCTCGGTTACCCTCTGAGCAGTTAAAGGAAATTGCTTATGGTCTTGAAGCTTCTGAACAATCGTTCATTTGGGTGGTGAGGAATATCCATAACAACCCAtcagaaaacaaagaaaatggaagCGGAAACTTTCTTCCGGAAGGGTTTGAGCAGAGGATGAAGGAAAAGGATAAAGGGTTGGTTCTTAGAGGTTGGGCTCCTCAGCTGTTGATTTTGGAGCATGTTGCAATCAAAGGGTTTATGACCCATTGTGGATGGAACTCCACTTTGGAAAGTGTGTGTGCTGGTGTGCCAATGATTACGTGGCCTCTCTCGGCCGAGCAATTTTCGAACGAGAAGTTGATAACTGATGTTTTGAAGATTGGTGTTCAAGTGGGGAGCAGGGAGTGGTGGTCGTGGAATTCAGAATGGAAAGATTTGGTGGGAAGAGAGAAGGTTGAATCAGCAGTGAGGAAATTGATGGTGGAGAGTGAAGAGGCAGAGGAAATGACAACAAGAGCCAAAGAGATTGCAGATAAAGCAAGAAGAGCTGTGGAAAAAGGTGGAACATCTTACGCTGATGCGGAGGCATTGATTCAGGAGCTTATAGCTCGCAGATTGGCGAGACAAGATTAg